A region from the Candidatus Electrothrix scaldis genome encodes:
- a CDS encoding PilX N-terminal domain-containing pilus assembly protein: MKKEKKENEEGFVLVAALLILLVLTVMGISVNRNTSTEVKIALNDRVHKKTFYAADAATELATEVLVQSIACFGFDQLSTEEEKDDVEAGVRIPGAAGHDLYIEENALGFWRNYNTEGVPIPSDDEDGDGIPDRQMVYPAVFKEVGSNKVFDREKTNAQPHANISIGGNTKWVGGEATQQSDGYRGKGKGLGAGGVSLVYDINVQQIGQDGSESTVCVQYRHRPGTEGECSY, from the coding sequence ATGAAGAAAGAAAAAAAGGAAAACGAGGAAGGGTTTGTTCTTGTTGCAGCGCTACTTATTCTGCTGGTTCTGACCGTAATGGGTATTTCTGTCAATAGAAATACAAGCACTGAGGTGAAGATTGCCTTGAATGATCGAGTGCATAAGAAAACATTTTATGCGGCCGATGCAGCTACTGAGTTGGCTACTGAGGTTCTGGTTCAGAGTATCGCCTGCTTCGGTTTTGATCAGCTAAGTACGGAGGAGGAAAAGGATGATGTGGAAGCAGGGGTGAGGATTCCAGGGGCTGCTGGGCATGATCTTTATATTGAGGAAAATGCGTTGGGGTTTTGGCGGAATTACAACACGGAAGGAGTACCTATTCCCAGTGATGATGAGGACGGAGACGGTATTCCTGATCGTCAGATGGTTTATCCGGCTGTGTTTAAAGAAGTCGGCAGTAACAAGGTATTCGACAGGGAGAAAACCAATGCCCAGCCTCATGCAAATATCTCTATAGGTGGCAATACGAAATGGGTAGGTGGTGAGGCCACACAACAGTCTGACGGCTACCGGGGCAAGGGAAAAGGGCTCGGAGCTGGCGGAGTTTCTCTTGTTTATGATATTAATGTGCAGCAGATAGGGCAGGACGGCAGTGAGTCTACGGTATGTGTTCAATATAGGCATCGGCCTGGCACTGAAGGCGAATGTAGCTATTAG
- a CDS encoding prepilin-type N-terminal cleavage/methylation domain-containing protein: MMRYITREQDGFTLIETMVAMVIFTIGILALFGMQTAAIKENLAANNITTGATLASDRVEQLIALNYDDDEITEGGTAGINKYKPCVDFSSSDWWEDYSDEPLRIQRDDFQGETANHPDYFVYWAVSKDCTLKDEGGIGLDNDSPYRPKHLYITVTRDNGSGDEKVTAEFSYIKQNPNY; this comes from the coding sequence ATGATGAGGTATATTACAAGAGAACAAGATGGATTCACCCTGATTGAAACAATGGTTGCAATGGTGATTTTTACGATTGGTATTCTGGCTCTGTTCGGTATGCAGACTGCGGCGATCAAGGAGAACTTAGCAGCCAATAATATTACGACCGGAGCGACACTTGCTTCCGACCGAGTTGAACAACTCATTGCCCTGAATTACGATGATGATGAAATTACAGAAGGTGGAACAGCCGGAATAAATAAATATAAACCCTGTGTAGATTTCTCTTCATCCGATTGGTGGGAGGACTATAGTGACGAACCTTTGCGTATTCAGAGAGACGACTTTCAGGGGGAAACTGCCAATCATCCTGATTATTTCGTGTACTGGGCTGTTTCGAAGGACTGTACTTTGAAGGATGAGGGAGGTATAGGGCTTGATAATGACTCCCCATACCGACCTAAACATCTCTATATTACAGTGACGAGAGATAACGGAAGCGGTGATGAAAAAGTGACAGCAGAATTTTCATATATCAAACAAAATCCAAATTATTAA
- a CDS encoding prepilin-type N-terminal cleavage/methylation domain-containing protein → MEKIRNKERGFTFIEMMVSMVIASFVFAGIYGVYTIQQRSYTVQEQVSEMQQRLRAAAQFMTNEMRMAGYNPPDDYPDPNSYDPNGVCNDAEVKAMEADELTFSFCRLTADSQDPPVYTSELIKTTYSYDAVEDKLYVQHGDSASTKRALAEGIEAIEFLYLDADGSVVTDTAKVRQIKISILARSTFPDAKHTDTIVYEPASVRDGLSTSVWDLNGADVSGTANPPSAAGCDDPYDPCHYHRRLLITTVKLRNMGLE, encoded by the coding sequence ATGGAAAAAATACGGAATAAAGAAAGAGGTTTTACTTTTATTGAGATGATGGTCTCGATGGTCATCGCCAGTTTTGTTTTTGCTGGAATCTACGGTGTGTACACGATTCAGCAGAGAAGTTATACAGTTCAAGAACAGGTGAGCGAGATGCAGCAACGTCTTAGGGCTGCTGCTCAATTTATGACGAATGAAATGAGAATGGCTGGTTATAACCCACCGGATGACTATCCTGATCCTAATTCATATGATCCCAATGGTGTCTGTAATGATGCAGAAGTAAAGGCTATGGAGGCTGATGAGCTTACGTTTTCTTTTTGTCGGCTTACAGCTGATAGTCAGGATCCTCCAGTTTATACCTCTGAGCTGATAAAAACAACGTATTCATATGATGCTGTTGAAGACAAGCTTTATGTCCAGCACGGTGACAGTGCGAGCACGAAAAGAGCATTGGCAGAAGGAATAGAGGCGATTGAATTTTTGTATTTGGATGCTGATGGAAGTGTAGTTACTGATACGGCTAAAGTTCGTCAGATTAAAATTTCCATTTTGGCTCGCTCTACTTTTCCTGATGCAAAGCACACCGATACAATCGTGTATGAACCGGCATCAGTACGGGATGGGTTGTCAACCAGTGTCTGGGATCTTAACGGAGCAGATGTTAGTGGAACCGCTAATCCGCCGTCTGCAGCTGGGTGCGATGATCCCTATGATCCTTGCCATTATCACCGACGCCTTCTGATTACCACCGTTAAACTGCGCAATATGGGGTTGGAATGA
- a CDS encoding GspH/FimT family pseudopilin encodes MKQAGFREEQKDGFSLVELMLVMALFGILSALSISGFLRSAPERHLRNAARNLYADLQRARLLAVNKNKKISVRFNEAGNAYYIDEDAEGEEGYKVCNASELKRSLADYGGVEYGKGAAAKNWNNADINRVVPNHNVISFKATGTASSASVYLQHVNRDAVTYAVTTTNFGAVKVRSFNGSTWE; translated from the coding sequence ATGAAGCAGGCTGGTTTCCGGGAGGAGCAAAAAGATGGTTTCTCCCTGGTCGAACTGATGTTGGTGATGGCTCTTTTTGGAATTTTGTCGGCACTAAGTATTTCTGGATTTTTGAGAAGCGCACCGGAAAGGCATCTGCGCAATGCAGCGAGAAATTTATATGCGGATTTGCAGCGGGCGCGTTTATTAGCAGTAAATAAAAATAAGAAGATATCAGTACGATTCAATGAAGCAGGGAACGCTTATTATATTGATGAAGATGCGGAAGGGGAAGAGGGATATAAGGTGTGTAACGCTAGTGAATTAAAAAGGAGTCTTGCGGACTACGGTGGGGTTGAGTACGGTAAAGGAGCAGCTGCGAAGAATTGGAATAATGCCGATATTAACCGAGTGGTTCCGAACCATAATGTCATCAGTTTTAAAGCAACTGGAACAGCAAGCTCTGCAAGTGTTTATTTGCAACATGTGAATCGCGATGCTGTAACCTACGCGGTTACGACAACGAATTTCGGGGCTGTGAAGGTAAGATCATTCAATGGCTCTACCTGGGAGTAA
- a CDS encoding GspH/FimT family pseudopilin: protein MIRKNKKQNEQGFTFAELMVVIAIIGILSAMAVPSFLRSLPERRLTNATRNLYSDFQKARLLAVRNNRNVVVSFDPDAGTYKYTNIGFDEEAGEKVSYDTVGTLSEYGAVRYGCEATGTDWNNVSIIGVNTTLTNDQVRFTPDGLAQEEDNAGTFVMVPGVNIPSVGYTGEEYVLLQSDNDKTVCFAVTVSSFGSVKIRTYSDGLWR, encoded by the coding sequence ATGATAAGAAAGAATAAGAAACAAAATGAGCAAGGTTTTACCTTTGCTGAACTAATGGTAGTTATCGCCATTATTGGTATATTGAGTGCTATGGCGGTTCCAAGTTTTTTGCGGAGTTTGCCTGAAAGGCGTCTGACAAATGCAACAAGAAATCTTTATTCGGACTTTCAAAAGGCGAGACTGCTGGCTGTTAGGAATAATAGGAATGTTGTTGTCAGCTTTGATCCTGATGCTGGTACATACAAGTATACTAATATTGGTTTTGACGAAGAGGCCGGGGAAAAGGTAAGTTATGATACTGTAGGTACTTTATCAGAGTACGGGGCAGTTCGTTATGGTTGTGAGGCTACGGGTACTGACTGGAATAATGTTTCCATTATAGGGGTGAACACCACGTTGACCAATGATCAAGTTCGCTTTACCCCTGACGGACTGGCCCAGGAGGAGGATAATGCGGGTACTTTCGTGATGGTTCCTGGTGTTAATATTCCTAGTGTTGGCTATACTGGTGAAGAGTACGTTCTTCTTCAAAGTGATAACGATAAGACTGTTTGCTTTGCCGTGACAGTGTCCAGTTTCGGATCGGTTAAGATAAGGACATACAGTGATGGTTTGTGGAGGTGA
- a CDS encoding sigma-54 dependent transcriptional regulator, with translation MDDSADHVLKHVLVVDDEENMRHMLSVLLAGEGYQVESAANGKEAIVCLERRSFDFVLCDIRMPEMDGLAFLGAIENLDHGATVIMMSAFGSVDTALEAMKQGAYDFISKPFKVDEVILVLKKAEERERLRRENILLKRKIVELERGAGFGAMIGKSPAMQEVFTLAQKVAEHPTTVLITGESGTGKELVAAGIHAKSGRANKPFIAVNCGSIPENLLESEFFGYKRGAFTGADRDKKGLFEEANKGTLFLDEIGELPPSMQVKLLRVLQEQEIRPVGSAQRKKIDVRILAATARDMSEEVQQGRFREDLFYRINVINIQVPPLRRRSGDIPLLCDYFIKKFKRSLNRSDIEGLSNAALQQLLAYSWPGNVRELENVLERAVILAEGQYIESENFPGNIRESRGVSAHDFLAGVISIKEGKRRVEERLIRHALELTQGNKSQAAQLLEISYPSLLSKIKEYEVVVNQENEVL, from the coding sequence ATGGATGATTCAGCTGATCACGTTTTAAAGCATGTCCTTGTTGTTGATGATGAGGAAAATATGCGCCATATGCTCTCTGTCCTGCTGGCTGGTGAGGGGTACCAGGTGGAGAGTGCAGCAAATGGTAAGGAGGCGATTGTTTGCTTAGAAAGGAGGTCCTTTGATTTCGTTCTTTGTGATATCAGAATGCCGGAGATGGATGGCCTTGCCTTTCTCGGGGCGATAGAAAATCTTGATCATGGTGCAACTGTCATCATGATGTCTGCCTTTGGCTCGGTGGATACAGCTCTTGAGGCAATGAAGCAAGGTGCCTACGATTTTATCTCCAAACCCTTCAAGGTCGATGAAGTGATTTTGGTCTTGAAAAAGGCTGAAGAACGGGAACGGCTCCGCCGGGAAAATATCCTCCTGAAAAGGAAAATTGTTGAGCTGGAGAGAGGCGCTGGTTTTGGAGCAATGATAGGGAAAAGTCCTGCCATGCAGGAGGTTTTTACTCTGGCACAAAAAGTTGCTGAGCACCCGACCACTGTTTTGATCACAGGGGAATCCGGGACTGGTAAAGAATTGGTTGCCGCTGGTATTCATGCGAAAAGCGGAAGGGCGAATAAACCATTTATTGCGGTGAATTGCGGGAGTATACCGGAGAATCTTCTGGAAAGTGAGTTCTTTGGGTATAAGCGGGGAGCCTTTACCGGGGCAGATCGGGATAAAAAAGGGCTCTTTGAAGAGGCGAATAAGGGAACCCTTTTTCTTGATGAGATAGGCGAGCTTCCTCCATCTATGCAGGTTAAACTGTTACGAGTTTTGCAAGAGCAGGAGATTCGACCGGTAGGATCTGCGCAGAGAAAAAAAATAGATGTACGCATTCTTGCCGCTACAGCCAGAGATATGAGCGAGGAGGTTCAGCAGGGACGTTTTCGGGAAGATTTATTTTATCGGATCAACGTGATCAATATACAGGTTCCCCCGCTCCGTAGACGAAGTGGAGATATCCCACTTCTCTGTGATTATTTTATTAAGAAATTCAAGCGTAGTTTGAATCGCTCTGATATTGAAGGGCTCAGTAATGCTGCTTTGCAGCAGCTTCTTGCCTACTCCTGGCCTGGTAATGTGCGTGAGTTGGAAAATGTTTTGGAGCGCGCGGTAATTTTGGCAGAGGGGCAGTATATAGAATCGGAAAATTTCCCTGGAAATATTCGGGAAAGTCGTGGGGTATCGGCTCATGATTTTTTAGCAGGAGTGATCTCGATAAAAGAGGGAAAGAGAAGGGTGGAGGAGCGGCTTATTCGCCATGCCCTTGAGTTGACTCAAGGAAATAAAAGCCAGGCAGCTCAGCTCCTTGAAATCAGTTATCCCTCACTCTTGAGTAAAATTAAGGAGTATGAAGTGGTGGTTAATCAGGAGAATGAGGTATTGTGA
- a CDS encoding ATP-binding protein, giving the protein MKLKLTVTISSLLFIGMLLINIVLLFLWRHHALQDKAKHDQAVLAHIQSLLLRGSVPGENSLTEFIFSNFYDSSENGRFFVLLESGQPEEQERKNNAISSGKHDAIEVLLVSAATEAKTSGRPVSRTAALHPHVLSCNGLLLNARPLVQEGEVIGAVAVIRSLDALFQELWTAEKTVFAYLLVNVLVLGAIGFFRMAGLIIRPVDHLVALADQYTDYDPFRFVPQDSGTEFGRLSNSLNSMLTRIEEDRQTLQHTVQALELANQTLKKQQQEMVRAEKLASVGRMAAGLAHEIGNPLSVVQGYLEMLQSAPGQSETHKDFLRRSGQEVQRIDRLIRQLLDFSRTNKGSPKIFSLHELLCSVLEMVKVQTVFRDIALETDFAADRDQVFADAEQLRQVFVNCLLNSADAIQAKKRDNDKHEGTVLVRTTLQCPVFSEQKMGSVIQLIVRICDNGTGITEEKLPLIFDPFFTSKEPGKGTGLGLSVSRSLVETAGGTMELTSEIGQGSCMLIALPLTPGNGGD; this is encoded by the coding sequence GTGAAACTTAAGTTGACGGTAACAATCAGTAGCTTACTGTTTATCGGTATGTTGCTGATAAATATTGTACTGTTATTTCTCTGGAGACATCATGCTCTGCAAGATAAGGCGAAGCATGATCAAGCTGTCCTTGCTCACATCCAGTCTTTATTGCTGAGAGGGAGCGTGCCCGGTGAGAACTCCTTGACGGAATTCATCTTTTCAAACTTCTATGACTCCTCGGAAAACGGTCGTTTTTTTGTCCTCTTAGAATCCGGTCAGCCAGAGGAGCAAGAAAGAAAAAATAACGCGATATCTTCTGGGAAACACGATGCAATAGAGGTGTTGCTCGTTAGTGCGGCTACTGAGGCCAAAACGAGTGGACGGCCAGTAAGCCGGACCGCAGCCTTACATCCTCATGTCTTGTCGTGTAATGGCTTGCTGCTGAATGCCCGTCCTCTTGTTCAGGAGGGAGAGGTCATAGGTGCTGTTGCTGTGATCCGATCCCTTGATGCTCTTTTTCAGGAGCTGTGGACCGCTGAGAAAACGGTTTTTGCCTATCTTCTGGTGAATGTTCTGGTTCTGGGGGCTATCGGTTTTTTTAGGATGGCAGGTCTGATCATTCGACCTGTTGATCATTTAGTTGCCCTTGCTGACCAGTATACAGATTATGACCCCTTCCGTTTTGTGCCCCAAGATTCCGGGACAGAGTTTGGCCGGCTATCCAATAGTCTGAACAGTATGCTGACCAGGATAGAGGAAGACCGACAGACTTTGCAGCATACTGTTCAAGCCTTAGAATTGGCTAATCAGACCCTGAAAAAGCAGCAACAGGAGATGGTTCGGGCTGAGAAGCTGGCCTCAGTAGGAAGAATGGCAGCAGGTCTGGCCCATGAAATCGGCAATCCCCTCAGTGTGGTTCAGGGATATTTGGAAATGTTGCAGAGTGCTCCGGGGCAAAGTGAGACACATAAGGATTTTCTCCGTCGCTCCGGGCAGGAAGTACAGCGCATCGACAGGCTGATTCGGCAATTACTGGATTTTTCCAGAACCAATAAGGGAAGTCCTAAGATTTTTTCTCTGCATGAGTTGCTCTGTTCGGTCCTGGAGATGGTCAAAGTGCAAACAGTGTTTCGGGATATTGCTCTGGAAACCGATTTTGCTGCCGATCGTGATCAGGTATTTGCCGATGCAGAACAGTTACGCCAGGTTTTCGTTAACTGTCTGCTGAATAGCGCCGATGCTATCCAGGCAAAGAAGAGGGACAACGACAAGCATGAGGGAACGGTACTTGTGAGGACTACCTTGCAATGCCCTGTTTTTTCTGAGCAGAAAATGGGATCTGTTATCCAGCTTATTGTTCGTATTTGCGATAATGGAACAGGAATTACTGAAGAGAAGTTACCTCTTATTTTTGATCCCTTTTTTACCTCCAAAGAACCTGGAAAGGGCACTGGGCTCGGCCTGTCAGTTTCACGTTCCCTCGTTGAGACCGCCGGGGGAACGATGGAGTTAACCAGCGAAATCGGCCAAGGAAGTTGTATGCTGATTGCATTACCTCTTACTCCTGGTAATGGAGGAGACTGA